In Brienomyrus brachyistius isolate T26 chromosome 14, BBRACH_0.4, whole genome shotgun sequence, the following proteins share a genomic window:
- the LOC125708117 gene encoding synapse differentiation-inducing gene protein 1-like, with protein sequence MESLSELQNPLLDKANKHVVKGDYGYQGDFPSNQYQENIINYFVAGGGSGDRAKAHQLLDATSLHLAVEAFYRPNFILYKDDAGVKAKDYKSECCETTFTETKEAASEGTTTTTDDPQAKLLGENDVKIQTVSYEVEEEEYHEYESDCSSESESEDNFVMVPPRDHLGLAIFSMLCCFWPLGIAAFYFSQGTSKAIAKGDFPLASTASRRALLLAALSITIGTGVYVGVVVALIAYLSKSGHV encoded by the exons ATGGAGAGCCTGAGCGAGTTGCAGAACCCACTCCTGGACAAAGCCAACAAGCATGTGGTCAAGGGCGACTATGGCTACCAAGGTGACTTTCCCAGCAACCAgtaccaggagaacatcatcaACTACTTTGTggccggaggggggagcggcgACAGGGCCAAGGCGCACCAGCTGCTGGACGCCACCTCCTTACACCTGGCAGTGGAGGCCTTCTACAGGCCCAACTTCATCCTGTACAAGGACGACGCGGGCGTCAAGGCCAAGGATTATAAAAGCGAGTGCTGCGAGACCACCTTCACGGAGACTAAGGAGGCAGCCAGCGAgggcaccaccaccaccaccgacGATCCCCAGGCCAAGCTGCTGGGGGAGAATGACGTGAAGATCCAGACCGTGTCCtacgaggtggaggaggaggagtaccaCGAGTATGAG AGCGACTGCTCCAGCGAGAGTGAGAGCGAGGACAACTTCGTCATGGTTCCACCACGAGACCACCTGGGCCTGGCCATCTTCTCCATGCTCTGCTGCTTCTGGCCCCTGGGCATCGCCGCCTTCTACTTCTCTCAAGGG ACTAGCAAGGCCATCGCTAAGGGAGACTTCCCCCTAGCCAGCACAGCCTCCCGGCGAGCTCTCCTCCTGGCCGCTCTGTCCATCACCATCGGGACGGGGGTCTACGTCGGCGTGGTTGTGGCCCTCATCGCCTATCTGTCCAAATCTGGCCACGTATAG